The stretch of DNA ATAGTTACGAAGACCGATCTCGTCAGGGAGGTTGTGGCCCCGGGTAAGGACCCGTTGAAGGTGATGCTTCAGGATGTTATGACTAGGAACCCCTACTACGTCACCACCGAGTCCTCGGTCAGGGAGGCGGCCGACATAATGGGGACCTACGGGATAGGCCACCTGCCGGTGCTGGATCCGGAGACCCAGAGGGTTGTCGGAGTAATATCTATGAGGGACATAGTGCGCTTAGCGCCGCACTACATAGAGATAGCCCTCCTATCGAGGAGGCAGGAATAGGGGGCATCGGCTTCAAATATCCCCAGCGCATTCATCTACCAGGGTGAGCTTGAGGTGTTCGAGGAGATAACACTGAAGACGATAGGAGACGTGATGGACAGGGAACCCCCTGTGCTAGATAAGGATTACTCGCTGGCGGCCGCGCTGGAGGAGATGGACAAGGCCAAGACCGACAGGATAACCCTAACCGAGGAGGGTAAGATAAGGGGAATCCTAACCCTAAGGGACGTTATATTCAAGCTCGGAACAGTCAGGACGAAGCAAACAACCCCCTCAGCCCTACACGCGAGCAGCTTCATGACAGAGCCAGTGGTGACCGTGGGGGAGAAGGATACCCTTCTGAAAGCAGTTAAGGAGATGGCCACTAACGGCTTCACCAGTGTCCCAGTAGTTAGAGACGGCGAGCCCATAGGCCTTGTATCTCGCTGGGAGCTAGCGGAGCAAGTCAAGGATTCAAGGGACGCGGCCGACGTAAGGGCTAGGGACGTGATGAGGACTCCCCCCGCGGTTGTAAACCTGCAGACGAAGATACTACACGCTAGGCAACTAATATTCCAGCACGATCTCAGCGTCATACCAGTCATGGAAGAGGGGAGGTTCGTAGGAGTAGTCGGGGTAGACGAGATAGCCCTGGTCTTCATAAAATACTACGAGCTATCACGCGGAGAACCCAAGAGGATAACGCCGATAAAATACGTCATAGTGGCAGACGCCATAAAACTAAGACCACCAAGAGTAGACCCAGACTCAAGCATAGCAGAGGTAGCAGACAAAATGCTTAGACACCGCTACAGGGCGGTAGTCGTAGTAGACAACGACAAACCCATAGGACTCATCACAGGACTAGAGCTAGCTAAAACACTAACAAGATAAACAATCCATCCTAGACATCGCTACAGACCCCTCCAACACAACATCCTATCAAACCCACATCAAATAGCCAGAGAACCAAATAAAACACCCACAATTCGACACAGGAAAACACAGAGGAGAGGGCCCGTAGCTCAGCTAGGAGAGAGCGCCGGCCTTCGGAGCCGGCGGTCCCGGGTTCAAATCCCGGCGGGCCCGCCACACAAGGTCTCCAAGCCATTGCTAGCCTCAATGAGGGGTGTGTTAAACGCGGAAACCTCGAATCATAGCTGAGGCCCACTCAGTCTTGATAATCATGTGGTATAATCACACGTCTATTGTATCTAGGCTCACTAAACCCGAGAGGACCCTTAGGGTATAACCTTCAACCAAGGTATCCTCCTAAAGTCCTCGTAAAAAGTGAGAATAATATCTATGCCTCTATGCTTGCAGGTTAAGGCTATAATAGCGTCGCTTGGGG from Candidatus Thermodiscus eudorianus encodes:
- a CDS encoding PIN domain-containing protein, whose protein sequence is GRYTEMLHEFDITVLRDHAEPKELLEAMRIYRLTPSDAIIALTCKHRGIDIILTFYEDFRRIPWLKVIP
- a CDS encoding CBS domain-containing protein, with the protein product MFEEITLKTIGDVMDREPPVLDKDYSLAAALEEMDKAKTDRITLTEEGKIRGILTLRDVIFKLGTVRTKQTTPSALHASSFMTEPVVTVGEKDTLLKAVKEMATNGFTSVPVVRDGEPIGLVSRWELAEQVKDSRDAADVRARDVMRTPPAVVNLQTKILHARQLIFQHDLSVIPVMEEGRFVGVVGVDEIALVFIKYYELSRGEPKRITPIKYVIVADAIKLRPPRVDPDSSIAEVADKMLRHRYRAVVVVDNDKPIGLITGLELAKTLTR
- a CDS encoding CBS domain-containing protein; this encodes MPEELKCEDIMSTPPVTASPTDSAQLAARKMVDSGVGSLIVVDENGSLLGIVTKTDLVREVVAPGKDPLKVMLQDVMTRNPYYVTTESSVREAADIMGTYGIGHLPVLDPETQRVVGVISMRDIVRLAPHYIEIALLSRRQE